Genomic segment of Acaryochloris thomasi RCC1774:
TCCAGTGCGCCCAGATCTACTACCGTTGAGAAGCTTTCGGGCAAGTCAGGCCCATCCAACTTGCCGTCTGGGTTGGAGGGCACCTGGAAGAGTACACTTCTTAGCTGATTGTCGATTTGCTCGTCATTCTTGTACTGAGCCTCGCCAGCTAGGGCAGAAGCCAATAGATCGATGCCGATCTCCTCCACCAGTGCCGGTTGTCCGATCGCCACGTTGAGCGGAACGGCAATTTCGACCTCATCCCCCACCAGCTCCACTTCTATCCCCTGTGCTTCAAAGGACTCTAGCTGCTCAGCAGAGAAGCGATCCGCCTCTGTCTCAATCTCAATTTCGCCATGAATCATGCTGTGGGCCCGGAAGCCAACGGTCGCAAATTCATTCGTAATGCTGGGATCAACGGTGGCATCATACCCTTCATAGGCATCTAAATCGATGCCCTGTGAAGGTAAGAATTCTTTGTAGGTAATGTATTGCTGCTCAGCACCGACGACTTTGCGGGCAATCTGGAACTTGGTTTCTTCGCCCAAAAAGTCGGGCAGCTCATCAACAATGCGATTATGTTCGCGCGCAAATAGCGTATGGATTGTCGTTAAAGGCAAGGACTGATTGGCTCGGACATCTCCGGCAATAATGCGCTGATCCGGCGTACCCATCAGCCTTCCGAAGAGATCCATTGTGGGTGCAGAGCTGGCATCCCCTCGAGCCTCAGCGGTGGGCAAGAACCCATCCTCAAGCAGCAGACGCGCTCCGTTGTTGCTCAAGTCGCCATCGACGGGGCCTTCTCTGAGCCATTCCAGTCGCTCTTCGCTGCCGCCGTAGATTGCCCAGCCATCAATGAAGGAACTGAGGACGTTCACCTGCTCTCGCGGCCCTGTCTCACCGGTTCCTGGTGCGGGCTGCGATCTCTGAAACCGAATGGAGCCAAAGTCGTTCTGAAATTCCTCTAGAGGATCGCCCGTATCGAAAGTGATGGGTGCATCTTCAGTACCTTCTTGCCTGAGACCGATGGTGTGATCAAGAAACTGTCCCCAATACCCAGCCCACTGAGTGACGCCATTTTCAGAAAATAGGTTGACCCCTTGGTCTGAGTAAATGCGATTGCTAATAAATCGAGGGTCTGGCCCTTCGACTTGTTCACTGATGCTGTCGGCGTAGTTCGTTTCAGTATTGCGGGAATAGTTTGTGTTGACCTGCCCGAGGGAGGGATCAGAGAGGTTATTGCCTGAACCGTCTAGGCTACGAATATCTAGCTCAAGGGTTCCACTGGGGCTAACGGTGTATTCGAGATCAAGGGTTGCGATCGCATCTCCTCTTCCTCGATCTTGGGTGTAGGCCGTTGCCTTGATTGCGAAGTCTCCGACACTGAGGCTACGACCTCTAAAGTCACCCTTGAGATCGCCAAACAGAGCGTAGGGAGCCACATTTTCAGTTCTGTTTCCAAAATTGGACTCAAACACCACACTCTCAACAGAATCAGCATCTGGATGTTTAGGGTTGACCCGGGCAATTAGGCTAAATCGTTTTAGATCAAGGTCATTTAAGTTGAGTTCAGGACTAGCACCTAAGTCTTCATAGCCTGCAACAACTTGATCTGTTTCTGCATCCACTAACGCAAATGTGAGCAGAGTAGAATCGGTATCGAGATTCATAAACAAATTGCCTCTAGGATTAACTAAATTATTGAGAATAGAGACAAGGTCTTTCTAGTATCAGTATATCTATTCTCTAATATTCTTGATCAGACGTAATAACCTTGTGTCTAAACTTTTTCTTGGTCTATAGGAAAGATGCCTTAATTGCAGAAGCTTCAAAATCTCAAAGCAGATATTTTTGGAGATCCCTAGACTTAGTCAGAAGATTATGCGATGCATATCTGCTAAGAAGCCTATATAAATCAAGCACTTCTCATAAAGCTAAAAAGTAAATATGTATTTTGAGTATTTCAATCAAAAGCCGCAGGAAACTAAAGTCGGCAAGGTTCACAAGATCTAATTTTCTTGCTTAGGAGAAAATTATCTCAAAAAAGAAATATTGTCAATGCGGCATTTCAAGGTATCTAACCAAACAGTTCACAGACACATTGATTAAATGTATTTCAAATTACTAAATATCTCATTTCCCTCTTGGAAATTTAGGTTAAGCGCTATGGAAAATGATGATTGTTAACACTAGGATTTACATATTCCTTTGCAGGAGCAAACTCTTAACAATAGATTTAGATGGAGGGGCTTTTTTCTGTAGAGGTTATGTGAGTTTTTGTGATGCTCATAGAGAAAAAGACTCTGCAGGCTGCTGAAAGGTAGAAAGATTGTCCACCTCTCTATACCTTTCAGCAGCTTGAACTCTGGCGTTTGCTTACCCGACGATTCCGCCTTGGCTCGGAGAAACCAGCTCAGCTCCAGGATTATCAGCAACTTTGAACACATTGCCCTGCAGATCCCCTGCCTCCACTAGAGAGTTGTCAGCAATGATGTCAGCCAGCGAGCGCTGGTAGCTGATTCCGAACCTCTTCTCAATCTGGTCTAAAGCCCGATCGTTTTTGTAGAAAAAGCGATCGCCATCCCTCAGCGCCTCAAACTGATCTTCCCAAAGGGCTGACTGTAGCTCACCAAATTCAGATCCCTTTAGATGCTCCTCAGATACCATGCCCACAAAGGCATCCACGTTATCAACATCGCCGTAGATGGCTTTCAACCGAGCGGCCAAAGTTGTTTTACGGATGCCGGTAACGGCCTGCGTTTGCCCTTCGCGGGTGCCTTGCTCAAGCTCAATCCCATTCTTATCGAGGATGGTGTCAAACCGCAAAATATCGGGGTCATTTAGGGGATCAAGCGGATCGATGTCAGGGTCATCAGGGAACTCATCGGTGGCCTCACCGGTAATGTCAGTAAAAGAGTCGATTCGCTCTAAGCCATAGGCTTCACGGAGGTCGTTATATAGGGGAATGCCATGATCTCTGGCCCGTTGAATATCAATCGCGCCCAAATCAAGGACTGTAGAGAAATTTCCAGGCACCCCAGGTCCATCCAGATCCTCTGACGGATTCGACGGCAACTGGAAGAGAATACTCCTGAGTTGATTATCAATTTGCTCATCGTTTTTATATTGGGGCCTAGCTGCAAGCCCCTCAAGCATTAGATCCAGGCCAATATCAGCGACTAAAGATGGGCTGCCAATGGCTAAATTCAGTGGAATGGCGAGTGAGACGCCATCGTCAGTCTGCATCACGCCTAGCCCTCTCGCTTCAAAGGAGGCTAACTCATCGGCAGAGAATCGGTCTGCCTCAGCGTCAACGGTAATGCGGCCATGGATCATGCTGTGGGCGCGATAGCCAACCGTCGCAAATTCATTTGTAATGCTGGGGTCGACGGTGGCGTCATACCCTTTGTATTTATCCAGCTCGATGCCCTGTGCTGGTAAGAACTCGTTATAGGTAATGTATTGCTGCTCGGCACCTACAACTTTTCTAGCAATTTGAAACTTAGTTTCTTCTTTCAGATGCTGAGGCAGTGCATCAACAATCCGGTTGTGCTCGCGGGCAAACAGGTTATGAATTGACGTTAGCGCAATATTCTCATTGGCCCGCACGTCGCCTGCGATTACGCGCTGATCGGGGGTACCCCTCAGCCGTCCATTTAATTCCATCATAGGGGCGGCATCAGCGTCTCCTCGGGCGGTCGCCAATGGGAGAAAGCCATCTGCTGTCAATAGTAAACGCGCACTGTTGTTGCTTAAGTCACCATCCACCGGACCTTCCCGCAACCACTCTAGACGCTCTTCGGTGCCGCCATAGATGGCCCACCCATCAATGAAGGAGCTGACGGTGTTCACATGCTCTCGGGGTGTTGTCTCACCTGTGCCGGGGGCGGGTTGCGATCGCAAAAATCGGATAGAACCCAAATCATTTTGAAACCCTTCAAGTGGATCACCATTATTGAAGGGTAAGGCAGCATCCTCATCCCCAGACTGTCTGAGGCCAAAAGTGTGATCTAGAAACTGCCCCCAATAGCCAGCCCACTGTGAGACACCATTCTCAGAGAACAGATTTTGGCCCAAATCTGAGAAGATGCGGTTGCTGATAAACCGAGGGTCTGGGCCTTCTAGCACCTCACTCAGACCGTCAGCGTAGTTGGCGTCGGTATTGCGGGAGTACTGAGTCCCCACCTGACCCAAGGATCGGTCAAAGCGGTTGTTGCCTGAGCCGTCGAGACTGCGTGTCTTGAACCTAAAAGATCTCGGAACAAAGGGTCTCCTGGGGCTAGACCGTCTAAACGCATCAATAAACTCTCGAATAGAAGTCTGAAGATCGTCAAAAGAGGCCTGAAAATCATCAAAATCTCGTGAGCCAGTCAGTTCCTTACTCTTGTTGAAAATGTTATCTAGATTTGGCTCTAAAGAATTCAGATTAACCTTATGCTTCGTCGATAATTTATTTGATGAACTCCCAATATTTTTCCCTATGTTCAGAGATCTCTGGGAAAAAAGTATAGAACCCAGCGAACCATTGCTCTGAGAGAAATCTAAATGCTTCAGCGAACCATGTTTTGCCAATGAAAGATTTTTCATTTCACGCACCAACCAAATACCTCTAATACACACAAAGGTAGGCTGCAATATCGATTTAACATGAATCTCTACTCAGCTAGATGCTCTAACTGGTACTCCTTGTCTTGCCCTATCCTCTTGCTTATCGACAATAACAGCGAGTCAGAACTTAGATGCATTCTTATTTGAGACTTTTCCATCAAAGGGATGAGGGAAAGGCGATGGAGGAAAAGAGTTCTAGAGACCTACTGCCTAAGACTCATGTAGTTTAATCTCCCCGTGTAAAAATAACTATCTCGAATAAAGATCATTGTCAATGAACCTACTAGTCAGCGTTTTTTCTGTGTAAATTGAACTGTAAATAGTGGCCTTGTCTGTGCATTTATAGAAATATTCTCTACAGTGAAAAAAGACGACTGTCAACGGTATTGCCTACATATTCTATGGCAAAAGGATATTCTTAAGAATAGATTTACGAGCCGATCTCTACTGCTGACGTAAACCGGCTGTTTGACCGTATTCAGTGTTGCTTTATCTAAACTTGCGTTAATTTTTGCGGAAGTAAGTTTTATTGTGTAAATCAACGATCTGTTATACAGGGGTATAGCTGAGGGCCCGTCTGTTGCTTTAGCCGTACCCCAGCACTATTCTTGCCATCATCAGGTTGCCGCTGATCAGGCTCCGCTGCTGCCAGAGCAACAGTACCCCGCTCACCATGACAAACGACGTGACAAGCTGGCGAAAGCGTTGTTCGCTAATCCGCTCTAAAACAATGTGAGCTAGCCAGTTGCCTGGAAATGCTGCCAGACCAATCAAAACGCCATAGCCGATATGGGCCTGAGTCAGTGCTCCAAAAGCAGCATAGGCAATCAGCTTTACACCGTGTATTAAGACTCGGGTGGCTGATTGCGTCGCCAAGAGCGCTTCTTTCTGTAGCCCATAATTAAGGTAAAACGGCACTAGCAGCGGCCCCATACTGCCAATTACGCCAGACAGAAAGGCATAGACAAAGCTGGCGGGCAAAAAATACCAGGCCTTCACTTCAAAAGAGGTGGACTCTCCCTTGAAGGCATAGCTATAGGCTGACAGCAGCAGGAATACCGCCACTAAAATCCCGAGCCATTCTACGTGGAGTCTCGTGAAGGTAAAAGCCCCCAGGCCCGCTCCAACGACTGCGCCCGGAATATCCCATCGGAGCACCTGCCAATCTACATGCTGCCGGTAGACATAAGCTCGCTCTGTATTGCCAAAGATGCCGCCAATTGTGATCACGGGCGCTAGCGCTGCCGTGCCGAGGAACAGGCTGATCATGGGGATTAAAATCAGAGAGCTTCCCCCGCCCGCCACTGAACTAATAAACCAACCCACGGCACTTGCGATGCTCAGCCAAATTAGGGTCATAGAAAAACGGCTCTTTGTGCTTTACCGGGCATATCTACAGAACGTTATGGCAACACTTAACTTAATATTAACCTGATGTTAAAGCGGTACACGTACTGATTAGGGCATAAAAATATCTGAACCCATCTATGCCAAGGAAGGGCTGTCCTAACTCAGCCGGGGACTGCTATAAAGTCTTGTTCGATCCGGTTTGTTGCTGCGGAATCAACGGAGTGGGGCTGCGTCGTGACAGCTTTCGTCGCCTCTGCTTTGTTTTGTGGGGATGGGCGCAAAGGTCGACGATCAAGCCTAAACTAGATGGGGTCGGTTTCAGCCGTTCTTGCTGTGGTGGCTTTGATATTTTATATTCGCCGCTCATTTTTTTATTAAGGAGAAATCACTCGTATGTCCGGCTCTTCTCAGAATGCTCCTCTGCTGCTGCGGGCTGCCCGTGGTGAATCTGTCGATCGCCCGCCTGTGTGGATGATGCGACAGGCCGGTCGCTACATGAAGGCCTATCGAGATTTGCGAGAAAAGTATCCGACGTTTCGAGAGCGCTCTGAGATCCCTGATGTGGCAATTCAGGTGTCGCTGCAGCCTTGGAAGTCTTTTCAGCCCGATGGTGTGATTCTGTTCTCTGATATTGTGACGCCGCTGCCGGGCATGGGCATCGAGATGGATATCGCAGAGGGCAAGGGACCGATTATTGCCGATCCGATTCGAACAATGGAGCAGGTTAATCAGATCCATGATCTAGAGCCTGATGAGTCCGTTCCTTTTATTCGTCCCATTCTCAAGGCGCTGCGAGATGAGGTAGGCGATCAGTCTACGGTCCTTGGCTTTGTCGGTGCGCCTTGGACGTTGGCGGCCTACGCGGTAGAAGGGAAAGGCTCGAAAAACTACTCAATTATTAAGAGTATGGCGTTCAATGAGCCGAAGGTTCTCCATGCGCTACTGAGTAAGATTGCAGATTCCATTGCGATTTACGTTCGTCACCAGATCGACTGTGGCGCGCAGGTGGTACAGATGTTTGATTCCTGGGCCGGTCAGCTTAGCCCTCAAGATTTTGAAACGATTGCTTTGCCCTATCAAAAACAGGTGGTGGAGCAGGTGCGCCAGACTCACCCTGATACGCCGTTGATTTCCCTCGCCAGCGGCAGTGCTGGGATTCTGGAGCGGATGGCCAAGTCTGGCGTCGATATCATCAGCGTGGACTGGACCGTGGATATGGCGGAGGCCCGGAAGCGTTTAGGGTCAGAGATGATGGTGCAGGGCAATATGGATCCGGGTGTGCTCTATGGGTCGCAGGAGTTTATTTGCGATCGCATCCACGACATCGTTAAAAAAGCAGGCAACAAAGGCCACATCATGAACCTCGGTCACGGTGTTTTGCCCACGACCCCAGAAGAGAACGTGGCGTTCTTTTTTGAGACCGTGAAGCAGATGAGCTACTAACGCCCCATGCGGGTTTTAGTTACTGGGGCTAGCGGCTGTATTGGTCACTATATTTGTGAAGCGCTGATTCAGCAAACCGATCACGAGCTATTTCTCTTGGTTCGTGATCCGGCCAAGCTGAAGATCGACGTGAGTGCTCGTCCTGGCGTTCACGTTCTCACGGTAAATCTGCGAGACCTTTCGCCCCTGCAGGAGTTGCTGCCGACCATCAATCAGGCCATCCTCACTGCAACGGCTTGGGGGGACCCGGTAGAGACCTTTGACCTCAACGTCACTAAAACACTAGAGCTAATTCAGCAACTCGATCCGCAGGTGTGCCAGCAGGTGCTGTACTTTTCCACCGCCAGCATTCTCAGCCGAGAAGAGGAGTTATTACCTCAGGCAGGAGAAATTGGAACGGATTACATTCGCTCTAAGTATCAATGCTTCGAGCAACTGCAGCAGTTAGAGTTGACACCTAAAGTTGTGACCGTCTTTCCGACACTGGTATTCGGAGGCGATGAAAACAAGCCAGACTCTCACCTGTCAGGTGGTTTGCCTGAAGTGATGCGATGGGCCAGCTTACTGCGCTTTTTTAAGATGGAGGGGAGTTTCCATTTTATTCATGGTCGAGATATTGCCCAAGTTATCTGTTACCTAGTGCAGCATCCAGAGGCTGCGCCTAGCGATCGACTGGTGCTGGGGAGTCGAAGCATGACCGTGAATGAATTTATTGAGGCGGTTTGTAAGGTGTGCGACAAAAGAGCCTTTTTCAAAATCAATCTTTCACCCGTACTCACCAATCTAGTGATTAAGCTTTTCAATATCCAAATGGCAGATTGGGATAGATTTTGCTTAGACTACCGCCACTTTAGCTATCCTCATGCCATTAATCCTGCGACCGTTGGCCTAACAAGCTATTGCTCCACTCTTCGAGACTTACTCCGGCTCACCACTGCACTAAAGATATAGGTGAAGGCAACAGTGAAGAAATCAGGATAAATCTACGTCGCGTAATTCTACATCTCTCGAGCGAACGGGATTGAACTCAATTTTTGCCAATTCTTCTGCAAGTTCTGGCGGCATCGCCAGTACCTCACTAAGACTTTTACCCGTCTCTGAAAGCCTGTGGTATTCATCTATCGTCAACAAAACATGGGTGGGAATGCCTTCGTCTGTTATGAATACCGGCCCATGCTTCGCAGCTCGCTCGGCTTTGTCCACATCTTGATTAAATTCTCGACTCGAAAAGCTTTGCAAAGTACCAAGACTCCTGCAGCGTAGCAGTGTACTGACATCATAGAAGCTCATCCTTACAGAGCTGCTGAAAAATTTTACACAAACGTCCGGTCAGAACTACCTCTATAATAAAGAGCGATTAGCAAGTTCTATAACGTTCAACCTGCCTGTGTTTGCTCTTAGCGGCTACGAATATCTTCTCGGCTTTCTCCTTCTCTGCAGCCTTGTCCCGGCCTTGGCTCTCAGCGCCTCTAAGGTTCTGCGGCCCAGTAATCGCGGACCAGAACGACGCACCACCTATGAATCAGGTATGGAGCCGGTCGGCGGTGCCTGGATTCAATTCAACATCCGCTATTATATGTTTGCTCTAGTGTTTGTTGTCTTCGATGTAGAGACGGTCTTTCTCTATCCCTGGGCTGTCGCGTTCCACAAATTAGGCGTTCTAGGCTTTGTTGAGGCCCTGATCTTCATCGCTATCCTGATTGTGGGCTTGGTCTACGCATGGCGAAAGGGTGCCTTAGAGTGGTCTTAGGCCGCATCACATTGACCCAGACTTTTTGATTTCCTTATAAACGCACTCAAAGGAGCAGACGTGTCAGACTCTTCACCAGAAAGCAAAGCATCCCCTGAGCAGTCTGAAGCAGAAGAAACCCAGACTGAAGAAACCCAAGAAGCGCCGATTGTCGAAGCAGGGCCAATCTCAAAACGAATGGCTCAGATGGGGGTTGAGCAGGAAACATTAGGGGTTGATCACCTGGGCACCGAGATCATTAAGGTTGATCGTGATGGCCTTCTATCCCTCTGTGCGGCCCTCAAAGAAGATGGCTTCAATTACCTTCAGTGTCAGGCAGGCTACGACGCCGGACCCGGAGAAGATCTGGTCAGTATGTATCACCTGCTCAAGGTAGATAACGACGTTGTGCGTCCTGAAGAAGTGCGCGTCAAGGTCTTTTTGCCCCGCACCGACCCCCGTATTCCTTCTGTTTATTGGATTTGGAAAACAGCCGACTGGCAGGAGCGCGAAACCTATGACATGTATGGCATCGTTTATGAAGGTCATCCCAACATGAAACGGTTGCTAATGCCTGAAGATTGGGTGGGTTGGCCAATGCGTAAGGACTATATCAGTCCTGACTTTTATGAGCTTCAAGATGCGTACTAAACGTTAAGAAGCATTTTGAGTCGGTGACTTAATTGAGGCTTGACTCGATGTTCTTTGGTGGGGCTTCAGTTTATGAAGTCCTTTTTACTGGGTGCTCTGCCCTATGACGTCACTAGAGAAAATGGTAGGGTGAAGCTACCGGCTGATTCCCATAGAGTTTTGAACAACGAGCGGAGGCAAATCCCCATGAATACAGCATCTGACGGCGCTCATCAGGCTAGCGAAAAGAGCCTTGATACGATGCGTAAGTTTGCCCAAACCTATGCCCAGCGCTCTGGTACTTACTTCTGCTCTGATGCAGGGACAACGGCAGTTGTGATCGAGGGGCTGGCTAAGCATAAAGAAGATCTAGGTGCACCTCTCTGTCCATGCCGTTTCTATGAAGACAAAGAAGCTGAGGTCAAATCGACCTACTGGAATTGCCCTTGTGTGCCGATGCGCGAACGGCATGAGTGTCACTGCATGTTGTTTTTGACGGAAGACAACCCTTTCGCCGGAGACAAGCAAGAAATTACGGTGGAAGAGATTCGCGCTGAAACCAATAAGTATTAACGAACGGTTGGTTCGATACGGAATATCTTGAATTGAGGCTGGCGAATAGAATTCGCGCCTGTCAGAACAGGACTTGCCTGCGCAGGTTATATGCATCACGTCTTCCAGCAATCCGCGGGGTGAGTTCTGAGAATGTGGCTGCAGCCGCTAATCCGCTAATCTTTAGGATTGAGCCTTGAGGTTCTTCAGCATTTTACGCAAGGCTGCTCGCCAGTGGGGCGGATGATCGTTCAGCAACGGTCGTATTTTGCTGTTGTTAAGCACAGAATAGCTAGGGCGTTGGGCTGTTGTGGGATATTCGGCTGTGGTAATCGGAATGACGTTGGGTTTTTGAGTGATCAGAGCCAGTTGATGGGCTTCTTCAAAGATTGCGATCGCAAAGTCGTACCAGCTACACACCCCGCTGTTGGTAAAGTGATAGACACCGTAAAAATCATCGCTGGTGTTCTCAGAAGCCTGCACTAAATGGGCCACCGCCTCAGCAATATGCTGCGCCCACGTAGGCGTCCCCACCTGATCGGCCACTACACGCACCTCTGGACGTTCGTTGCTCAGACGCAGCATTGTTTTAACAAAATTGCCTTTGCCGTATACACCGTATACCCAGGCGGTGCGCAGAATGATGTTGCGATCGCACCCCTGCTGCACCTCTAATTCCCCAGCCAGCTTAGATTTTCCATAAATACCCAGCGGTCCAGGAAGATCCTGCTCTAGATAAGGAACGCTGTTATCACCCTTGAAAACGTAGTCTGTCGAAAGATGGATTAGCGTTGCCCCCAGCTCTTGAACTGCTTCAGCTATAACCTTTGGGGCTGTGCCATTGATGGCATAGGCCATCTCGACCTCAGCCTCAGCCTTATCCACTGCCGTGTAGGCTGCTGCATTGATCACAACTTCAGGACGCGTTGCGGCAATCACCTGACGGATCTTGTCCGACTCTAATAGGTCTAGATCGGATCTGCCCACAGCAACCACTTCAGCCAGCGGTGAAAGAACCTGATGGAGGACTTGCCCTACCTGTCCCTGAGCGCCTATTAACAAGATCTTGCCCATAGAATTCCTTTGTAGAGCGATGCCGGTTCTGACTCATGGGGAAATGCTTGCGATCGCACCTTAGCGATAGGGAAAGCATCATCAGTCATCCTGGCTGTCCCAAATATAAATTAAGTTCAGTCGTTTTTTGTCCATACCTAGCGCCATATCTTAAGAGCCACACAGGTGTCTCACTGAAAATTGCTGCTGTTCCGTTTTTGAAACCGAATCCTTAGCGGAAAAAGCATCGGCTAGAATTAGCCTGAGATATTGCAGCCTGACTCAAGATCTGGGGACGTCGCAGTCAGCGCCAAAGTAATGATTTTTAGGGGTAAACGCAATGAATAAAAAACAGTGGATGAGTCAAGGACCGCGCTGGAGTGCATTGGCAGCTATGTTACTGGCCTTGGGGACACAAATCCCAGGGCCTGCGATTGCTAAACCTCAGCCTGATCACACTATCAAAGCCTGTACCGATGAAGAGGTGATGCTGCCTTCTCATCCTGACGTGAAGATTCTCCGGCAACTTTTCGAGCGCTATGCCAGCGGAGAAACGCTTCAAACAGAGCTAGGGATGACCCGACTGGACTTTGCTCAGAGCCTCAATCGCTTTGTGAGTCGAGTCGATGCAGGTCAAGCACCAAACAGCAAAATTCAGCTCCGCTCTGCAGATTTAGCCTTACTGGAAAAACTCAAGCGAAATTACGCCACTGAGCTGGCATCACTGCGACAGCCCCGTCCTGTTGATAGGGAGAATGGTTTTTATCCTGCCCCCGGTCGCTTCGGAGGTTCGCCCTCTTCACTTCGAGGTACCGTTGGTCAATTAAATCAAGCAGCACCGGCTCCCTTTAGTCGCAGCCAGTCCCTAACCGAACAAAAGTCTAGAGCCATCGGTTCTCGCACCAGAGCTATCCAGAAACCCAGCTTGTCTCCGCGTCCTTTACCCCCCATCAATGGGGACATCGATCGCATTCATCCACCGGGCACCTTCAGTACCGAAGAATACGATCGCATCAACGAAAACCCTTTTCAGCGACCCACTCAAGCCCCACTATCTACCTTCTCTATCGATGTAGACACCGCTTCCTACAGCAATGTCCGTCGCTTTGTGCGCCAGGGACAGCTCCCCCCTAAAGATGCGGTGCGCCTAGAGGAGATGATTAACTACTTTTCCTATGACTATCCGCAGCCCACAGGCGACCAGCCCTTCTCCGTCACCACAGAGGTCGCCACAACCCCCTGGAACGCTAAAAATAAGCTTGTCCAAGTGGGTCTCAAAGGGAAAGAGTTGACCACTCAACAACCCAGCAATCTCGTCTTTTTGATGGATGTTTCGGGTTCTATGCGGCAGGCTAATAAGCTACCGCTGGTCAAAAAGTCGCTATGCCAGCTTGTCCAGCAGCTCGACGTCCAGGATAAAGTGAGCATCGTCGTCTATGCCGGTAATGCGGGCGTGGTGCTGGAGCCTACACTCGGCAGTCAGAAAACAAAGATTATGGAGGCTATCAACCGCCTAGAGGCCGGTGGAACCACTGCAGGCGGTGAAGGCATCGTTAAAGCCTATGACTTGGCAAAGCGAAATTTGCTCAAGGACGGCAATAACCGGGTGATTCTAGCCACCGATGGCGACTTCAATGTCGGCGTCTCCAGTGATGCAGAGCTAGAGCGCTTAATTGAGAAGAAGCGAGATGAAGGCATCTTTTTGACTGTATTGGGCTTCGGCACCGGCAACTACAAAGACGCCAAGATGGAGCTATTGGCCGATAAGGGTAATGGTAACTATGCCTA
This window contains:
- a CDS encoding type II toxin-antitoxin system prevent-host-death family antitoxin; the encoded protein is MQSFSSREFNQDVDKAERAAKHGPVFITDEGIPTHVLLTIDEYHRLSETGKSLSEVLAMPPELAEELAKIEFNPVRSRDVELRDVDLS
- a CDS encoding sulfite exporter TauE/SafE family protein; translation: MTLIWLSIASAVGWFISSVAGGGSSLILIPMISLFLGTAALAPVITIGGIFGNTERAYVYRQHVDWQVLRWDIPGAVVGAGLGAFTFTRLHVEWLGILVAVFLLLSAYSYAFKGESTSFEVKAWYFLPASFVYAFLSGVIGSMGPLLVPFYLNYGLQKEALLATQSATRVLIHGVKLIAYAAFGALTQAHIGYGVLIGLAAFPGNWLAHIVLERISEQRFRQLVTSFVMVSGVLLLWQQRSLISGNLMMARIVLGYG
- a CDS encoding NAD-dependent epimerase/dehydratase family protein — protein: MRVLVTGASGCIGHYICEALIQQTDHELFLLVRDPAKLKIDVSARPGVHVLTVNLRDLSPLQELLPTINQAILTATAWGDPVETFDLNVTKTLELIQQLDPQVCQQVLYFSTASILSREEELLPQAGEIGTDYIRSKYQCFEQLQQLELTPKVVTVFPTLVFGGDENKPDSHLSGGLPEVMRWASLLRFFKMEGSFHFIHGRDIAQVICYLVQHPEAAPSDRLVLGSRSMTVNEFIEAVCKVCDKRAFFKINLSPVLTNLVIKLFNIQMADWDRFCLDYRHFSYPHAINPATVGLTSYCSTLRDLLRLTTALKI
- a CDS encoding peroxidase family protein, encoding MNLDTDSTLLTFALVDAETDQVVAGYEDLGASPELNLNDLDLKRFSLIARVNPKHPDADSVESVVFESNFGNRTENVAPYALFGDLKGDFRGRSLSVGDFAIKATAYTQDRGRGDAIATLDLEYTVSPSGTLELDIRSLDGSGNNLSDPSLGQVNTNYSRNTETNYADSISEQVEGPDPRFISNRIYSDQGVNLFSENGVTQWAGYWGQFLDHTIGLRQEGTEDAPITFDTGDPLEEFQNDFGSIRFQRSQPAPGTGETGPREQVNVLSSFIDGWAIYGGSEERLEWLREGPVDGDLSNNGARLLLEDGFLPTAEARGDASSAPTMDLFGRLMGTPDQRIIAGDVRANQSLPLTTIHTLFAREHNRIVDELPDFLGEETKFQIARKVVGAEQQYITYKEFLPSQGIDLDAYEGYDATVDPSITNEFATVGFRAHSMIHGEIEIETEADRFSAEQLESFEAQGIEVELVGDEVEIAVPLNVAIGQPALVEEIGIDLLASALAGEAQYKNDEQIDNQLRSVLFQVPSNPDGKLDGPDLPESFSTVVDLGALDVQRGRDHGIPLYNDLREAYGLERINSFTDITGEATEEFPNAPDIDPLDPLNDPDILRFDTLLDNEGNVIPDPDAEGAPDAVEGIRATTLAARLKAIYGDVDNIDAFVGMVSEEHLAGSEFGELQSALWTDQFSALRDGDRFFYENDADLANIEQRFGISYQRSLSDIIADNSLVEPGDLQGNVFKVAEGPEAGFAFPGSNGAIG
- the hemE gene encoding uroporphyrinogen decarboxylase — protein: MSGSSQNAPLLLRAARGESVDRPPVWMMRQAGRYMKAYRDLREKYPTFRERSEIPDVAIQVSLQPWKSFQPDGVILFSDIVTPLPGMGIEMDIAEGKGPIIADPIRTMEQVNQIHDLEPDESVPFIRPILKALRDEVGDQSTVLGFVGAPWTLAAYAVEGKGSKNYSIIKSMAFNEPKVLHALLSKIADSIAIYVRHQIDCGAQVVQMFDSWAGQLSPQDFETIALPYQKQVVEQVRQTHPDTPLISLASGSAGILERMAKSGVDIISVDWTVDMAEARKRLGSEMMVQGNMDPGVLYGSQEFICDRIHDIVKKAGNKGHIMNLGHGVLPTTPEENVAFFFETVKQMSY
- a CDS encoding peroxidase family protein, whose product is MKNLSLAKHGSLKHLDFSQSNGSLGSILFSQRSLNIGKNIGSSSNKLSTKHKVNLNSLEPNLDNIFNKSKELTGSRDFDDFQASFDDLQTSIREFIDAFRRSSPRRPFVPRSFRFKTRSLDGSGNNRFDRSLGQVGTQYSRNTDANYADGLSEVLEGPDPRFISNRIFSDLGQNLFSENGVSQWAGYWGQFLDHTFGLRQSGDEDAALPFNNGDPLEGFQNDLGSIRFLRSQPAPGTGETTPREHVNTVSSFIDGWAIYGGTEERLEWLREGPVDGDLSNNSARLLLTADGFLPLATARGDADAAPMMELNGRLRGTPDQRVIAGDVRANENIALTSIHNLFAREHNRIVDALPQHLKEETKFQIARKVVGAEQQYITYNEFLPAQGIELDKYKGYDATVDPSITNEFATVGYRAHSMIHGRITVDAEADRFSADELASFEARGLGVMQTDDGVSLAIPLNLAIGSPSLVADIGLDLMLEGLAARPQYKNDEQIDNQLRSILFQLPSNPSEDLDGPGVPGNFSTVLDLGAIDIQRARDHGIPLYNDLREAYGLERIDSFTDITGEATDEFPDDPDIDPLDPLNDPDILRFDTILDKNGIELEQGTREGQTQAVTGIRKTTLAARLKAIYGDVDNVDAFVGMVSEEHLKGSEFGELQSALWEDQFEALRDGDRFFYKNDRALDQIEKRFGISYQRSLADIIADNSLVEAGDLQGNVFKVADNPGAELVSPSQGGIVG